A single Endozoicomonas sp. NE40 DNA region contains:
- a CDS encoding Trm112 family protein, with protein sequence MDKKLFEILACPQCKGELKYAKNAAELICRPCGMAFPIRDGIPVMLEGEARTLTSDERLDESKGSSESVR encoded by the coding sequence ATGGATAAAAAACTGTTTGAGATTCTTGCCTGTCCACAGTGCAAGGGTGAATTAAAATATGCAAAAAATGCAGCTGAGTTGATTTGTCGCCCCTGTGGCATGGCGTTCCCGATTCGGGACGGTATCCCGGTGATGCTGGAGGGTGAAGCGCGTACCCTGACCAGCGATGAACGCCTTGATGAAAGCAAAGGCAGCAGTGAATCAGTGCGCTGA
- a CDS encoding MotA/TolQ/ExbB proton channel family protein, with the protein MFELVKSGGWLMLPIILCSIIAMAIVFERLWTLRPSRIAPRNTLSQVWKWIKSNDLDSKKVASLRESSPLGEILAAGITNARYGRDIMKESIDEQAGRVIHELERYLNTLGTIAAIAPLLGLLGTVIGMIDVFTVIMLEGTGNAGVLAGGISKALITTAAGLSVAIPSVIFHRYFVRRVDELVVAMEQEATKLVEVLQGERKLKDRSEGK; encoded by the coding sequence GTGTTCGAACTGGTGAAATCCGGCGGTTGGTTAATGCTGCCGATCATACTTTGCTCCATTATCGCCATGGCTATCGTGTTTGAGCGCCTGTGGACGCTCAGACCTTCCCGTATCGCACCTCGAAACACTCTGTCCCAGGTATGGAAGTGGATCAAAAGCAACGATCTGGACAGTAAGAAGGTAGCCAGCCTGCGTGAAAGTTCACCGCTTGGGGAGATTCTGGCAGCCGGTATCACCAATGCACGTTATGGCCGTGACATCATGAAAGAGAGCATTGATGAACAGGCCGGACGGGTGATTCACGAGCTGGAACGTTACCTGAACACACTGGGGACCATTGCCGCTATTGCCCCTCTGCTGGGTCTTCTGGGTACGGTGATTGGCATGATTGATGTCTTTACGGTCATCATGCTGGAAGGTACTGGCAATGCAGGAGTTCTGGCTGGTGGTATCTCCAAGGCGCTGATTACCACGGCAGCGGGTTTGAGCGTTGCTATTCCCTCCGTTATTTTCCATCGTTATTTTGTGCGCCGCGTTGATGAGCTGGTAGTAGCCATGGAGCAGGAAGCGACCAAGCTGGTTGAAGTTCTGCAGGGTGAGCGCAAGCTGAAAGACCGCAGCGAGGGTAAGTGA
- the kdsB gene encoding 3-deoxy-manno-octulosonate cytidylyltransferase translates to MTEAVRPFTVVIPARFGSSRLPGKPLADIDGKPMVQHVYERASESRAQRVIIATDDERIFKAAKDFGAEVCMTLSGHPSGTDRLQEVARLYEMSDNEVIVNVQGDEPLIPATVIDQVAENLMDNPHAGAATLAEPIRQRDDLFNPAVVKVVSDKDGNALYFSRAPMPWARDSFAASSDSLPDIDGFRRHIGIYAYRVNLLNQYVRWPQSPIEQLESLEQLRLLWNGHRIHVADALETPPHGVDTEQDLEVVRRTIKGRKAIA, encoded by the coding sequence ATGACTGAAGCAGTCCGCCCTTTTACCGTGGTTATTCCCGCCCGTTTTGGCTCCAGCCGTTTACCGGGTAAGCCTCTGGCTGACATTGATGGCAAACCAATGGTTCAGCATGTCTATGAAAGAGCCAGTGAGAGTCGTGCTCAAAGGGTTATTATTGCGACCGACGATGAGCGTATTTTCAAGGCGGCGAAAGACTTTGGTGCTGAAGTGTGCATGACGTTGTCTGGTCATCCTTCAGGCACAGACCGCTTACAGGAAGTGGCTCGCCTGTATGAGATGTCTGACAACGAAGTGATTGTTAATGTGCAGGGAGATGAACCACTGATCCCGGCAACCGTCATTGATCAGGTGGCGGAAAACCTGATGGATAACCCCCACGCAGGAGCGGCAACTCTGGCAGAGCCGATCCGGCAGCGTGACGATTTATTTAATCCGGCAGTGGTCAAAGTAGTGTCTGATAAAGACGGTAATGCCCTGTACTTCAGTCGTGCGCCAATGCCATGGGCTCGCGACAGCTTTGCGGCAAGCTCTGACTCGCTGCCGGATATTGATGGCTTTCGGCGCCATATTGGCATTTACGCTTATCGCGTGAATCTGCTTAACCAGTATGTTCGGTGGCCGCAAAGCCCGATTGAGCAGCTGGAATCTCTTGAGCAGCTGAGACTGTTATGGAATGGTCATCGGATTCATGTGGCAGACGCTCTGGAAACACCGCCACATGGGGTCGATACTGAGCAGGATCTGGAAGTGGTTCGTCGTACTATCAAAGGGCGGAAAGCTATCGCATAA
- a CDS encoding DUF2062 domain-containing protein, with product MAKKLIQRYLPDPKTITENRYLAFLGKALHNPNLWHLNRRSAASAFFVGIFTAFIPIPFQMVVAATLAVIFRCNLPLSVALVWITNPLTMPAIFYFTYNVGCYILHVPVSETSFELTIHGVGVELVRVWKPLFVGSIVTGLVGGALCYFLIRLYWRWNVTHNWQQRRNRKRSSRSSD from the coding sequence ATGGCGAAAAAACTGATACAGCGCTATCTTCCAGACCCGAAAACCATTACAGAAAACCGCTATCTGGCTTTTCTGGGTAAAGCCCTGCACAACCCAAACCTGTGGCACCTGAATCGTCGCTCGGCCGCCAGTGCTTTTTTCGTTGGAATTTTTACCGCCTTTATCCCGATTCCGTTTCAGATGGTTGTGGCGGCCACCCTGGCAGTGATCTTTCGCTGCAACCTGCCACTGTCTGTTGCTCTGGTCTGGATTACCAATCCACTGACCATGCCCGCTATTTTCTATTTTACCTATAACGTTGGTTGTTATATCCTCCACGTCCCTGTCAGCGAGACTTCCTTTGAGCTGACGATTCACGGGGTTGGGGTTGAACTGGTACGGGTATGGAAGCCTTTATTTGTGGGTTCCATAGTGACCGGATTGGTAGGAGGCGCACTGTGCTACTTCCTGATCCGCCTGTACTGGCGCTGGAATGTCACTCATAACTGGCAGCAGCGCCGAAACCGCAAACGCTCATCCCGTTCATCCGATTAA
- a CDS encoding DNA internalization-related competence protein ComEC/Rec2, which produces MIHKTRLLCPENNKHSIHLGSCVFTYIAAIVLANQCLGQSFFLCLKVIGLLLLPLIPLCAGCSRLSIPAVFYLLGLSAGFFHAVNTQSHWVEDDLFGQVLTIKAKVQGLSSDLGDFQRFSASVLPGQEAFFKEQSLKQLRLSWYGGPELQPGDLWLLTVKLKPPLGNSSPGAFDMQAWAAREGIQATGYVVSGIWLEQGGFSLADWRDRLRQRIAIKVKSLLPGDSSGLLIALMTGDKSGVSADQWQRLNQTGTTHLMVISGLHIGLMAGLGFWLTLMLGRLGLLPLNLVPLPVVASVIALLMAFSYAILAGFTVPVQRALVMTGMALSGPLFGIRAKPSTLYLLALALVLTIDPLAITSAGFWYSFAAVAVLLYGFVGRLGMNEHWQRWGHPQWLVFLLLFPLLQFNGQGVSLLSPVINLIAIPLVAGLMVPVALFALLLSLFSLTLFQWLLVLLDRLMSYFLLGLGWLDQPVFKSLVVERHDVGMAGVVFALLAVFILLAPGAFAFFRLVPVLLLPWLLPKQKTPETGLAEIAVLDVGQGLSVLIRTHSHSLLYDTGDAVSPRYSMAERVVVPYLRQQNISALDRVVISHGDRDHAGGLVSLKPFVHVTSVWAGSGIPDYSGYIQPCEPGMIWEWDQVRFEFLAGSGLWAATNDRSCVLKVTANGQSLLLTGDIGGRVEKALLTSSLDLKSDYLLLPHHGSRYSGSLPFLNAVSPEVTLISAGYLNRFGHPSKDVLDRLQVLGTEVFNTATDGTLEFTLGLPVDVQSWRQQRSHYWQRPLR; this is translated from the coding sequence GTGATACACAAAACCCGTCTATTATGCCCTGAAAATAACAAACACTCTATCCATCTGGGCAGCTGTGTTTTTACGTATATCGCTGCCATTGTTCTTGCGAACCAGTGCCTGGGGCAGTCATTTTTTCTCTGCCTGAAGGTTATCGGCCTCTTGCTGTTGCCATTGATACCACTCTGTGCGGGTTGTTCCCGGCTGAGTATTCCTGCGGTTTTTTATCTGCTGGGGCTTTCTGCTGGTTTCTTTCATGCCGTCAATACTCAGAGCCACTGGGTGGAAGATGACCTGTTTGGGCAGGTGCTGACAATAAAGGCGAAGGTTCAGGGCTTGTCATCAGACCTGGGAGATTTTCAGCGCTTTAGTGCTTCAGTGTTACCTGGTCAGGAGGCATTTTTTAAAGAGCAATCGCTTAAACAACTTCGCCTGAGCTGGTATGGCGGGCCAGAGCTGCAACCCGGTGATCTGTGGCTGTTGACGGTTAAGTTAAAACCCCCATTGGGAAACAGCAGTCCGGGCGCGTTCGATATGCAGGCATGGGCAGCCAGAGAGGGCATACAGGCGACCGGTTACGTGGTTTCAGGTATCTGGCTGGAACAGGGAGGCTTTTCTCTGGCGGACTGGCGGGACCGGTTACGACAGCGTATTGCCATAAAGGTTAAATCACTGTTGCCGGGTGATTCATCCGGTTTGCTGATTGCCCTGATGACTGGTGACAAGTCAGGCGTTTCGGCTGACCAGTGGCAGCGGTTAAACCAGACCGGCACTACACACCTGATGGTGATTTCAGGGTTGCATATCGGTCTTATGGCAGGGCTTGGGTTCTGGCTGACCCTGATGTTGGGGCGTCTGGGGTTGTTGCCACTCAACCTGGTACCATTGCCGGTTGTTGCGTCTGTTATTGCCCTGTTGATGGCGTTCTCATACGCCATTCTTGCCGGGTTTACCGTCCCGGTTCAGCGGGCGCTGGTGATGACCGGAATGGCTTTGTCGGGCCCGTTGTTCGGCATCCGGGCAAAGCCTTCAACACTCTATCTGCTGGCACTGGCTCTGGTGCTGACGATTGATCCGCTGGCGATCACCAGTGCCGGTTTCTGGTACTCCTTTGCTGCTGTTGCTGTTTTGCTTTATGGATTTGTCGGCCGTCTGGGTATGAATGAACACTGGCAGCGCTGGGGACATCCTCAGTGGCTTGTTTTTCTGTTGCTGTTTCCGCTGTTGCAGTTTAATGGTCAGGGTGTGAGCCTGTTGTCGCCTGTTATCAACCTTATTGCTATTCCTCTTGTAGCGGGCCTGATGGTGCCAGTAGCACTCTTTGCGCTGTTACTAAGTCTGTTCTCCCTGACTTTATTTCAGTGGCTGCTAGTACTGCTTGATCGACTGATGTCGTATTTTTTGTTGGGTCTTGGCTGGCTGGATCAACCGGTGTTCAAAAGTCTTGTGGTTGAGCGTCACGATGTGGGAATGGCGGGTGTTGTCTTTGCCTTGCTGGCCGTTTTTATTCTGCTGGCACCCGGGGCATTCGCTTTTTTTCGACTGGTGCCGGTTCTGCTGCTGCCGTGGCTGTTACCCAAACAGAAAACGCCAGAGACCGGGCTGGCGGAAATAGCAGTGCTGGATGTGGGGCAGGGGTTGTCGGTGTTGATTCGAACCCATTCGCACAGTTTGCTTTACGATACCGGCGATGCGGTCTCGCCCCGTTACTCAATGGCTGAGCGTGTTGTTGTGCCTTACCTCCGGCAGCAGAACATCAGCGCTCTGGACCGGGTCGTGATCTCTCATGGTGACCGGGATCATGCCGGTGGCCTTGTCAGCCTGAAACCATTCGTTCATGTCACAAGCGTCTGGGCGGGTTCTGGCATACCTGATTATTCAGGCTATATACAACCCTGTGAGCCGGGCATGATCTGGGAATGGGATCAGGTGCGGTTTGAGTTTCTTGCGGGCAGTGGGTTGTGGGCTGCGACAAACGACCGTTCATGCGTTCTGAAAGTGACGGCTAACGGGCAGTCATTACTACTGACCGGTGATATTGGCGGGCGGGTTGAAAAAGCGTTGCTGACCAGCTCGCTGGACCTGAAGTCGGACTATTTGTTACTACCTCATCACGGTAGCCGGTATTCAGGGTCACTGCCTTTTCTGAATGCCGTCAGTCCTGAAGTGACGTTAATTTCTGCTGGCTATCTGAACCGGTTTGGTCATCCATCGAAGGACGTGCTTGATCGTTTACAGGTACTGGGAACCGAGGTTTTCAACACGGCCACAGATGGCACGCTTGAGTTTACCCTGGGTTTACCTGTTGATGTGCAATCCTGGAGGCAGCAGCGTAGTCATTACTGGCAGCGACCTCTGAGGTGA
- the lpxK gene encoding tetraacyldisaccharide 4'-kinase, which translates to MSTVPPKTSAKFWRDRLTDSVLNCWYGSGRWTLLLLPFTALFKWLAHRRCRKIIRSDRWQPPVPVVVVGNLSVGGTGKTPVVAALVRLLQEKGYHPGIASRGFGADTQDLPLLVTSDTNPAIAGDEPVMLAQQLRIPVMVDPNRVSAARTLVENCGCNLIITDDGLQHYRLQRHVEIVVIDGQRMLGNGLCLPAGPLREPPERLQTVDQVLVNGRPASELPVDFDCIYLETGDLVPVGCSDCAPPETGTVHAVAGIGNPERFFQTLESLGFSVIPHAFPDHHQFAPEDIVFHDDLPVLMTAKDAVKCRSFAGSNAWYLPVQAHIPEAVLNKIIQLVETKGPDSVSKIS; encoded by the coding sequence ATGTCTACTGTTCCCCCGAAAACTTCTGCTAAATTCTGGCGTGATCGTCTCACCGACTCGGTGCTGAACTGCTGGTATGGTTCCGGGCGCTGGACTCTGCTGTTATTACCTTTCACGGCTCTGTTCAAGTGGCTGGCACATCGGCGCTGTCGGAAAATTATCCGCTCGGATCGCTGGCAACCGCCGGTGCCGGTGGTAGTAGTCGGCAATCTGTCGGTAGGCGGTACAGGTAAAACACCGGTCGTTGCTGCTCTGGTTCGCTTATTGCAGGAAAAAGGCTATCATCCGGGCATTGCCAGTCGTGGTTTTGGCGCTGATACTCAGGATCTGCCATTGCTGGTGACATCAGACACCAATCCAGCCATCGCCGGAGATGAACCTGTTATGCTGGCGCAACAGCTGCGTATACCGGTGATGGTCGACCCGAATCGTGTCTCCGCTGCCAGGACACTGGTTGAAAACTGTGGCTGTAACCTGATCATTACCGATGATGGTCTGCAGCACTACCGTTTGCAGCGCCATGTTGAAATTGTGGTGATTGACGGGCAGCGCATGCTGGGCAATGGTTTGTGTCTGCCCGCCGGTCCCTTGCGGGAACCGCCGGAACGGCTGCAGACCGTGGATCAGGTGCTGGTTAACGGTCGTCCGGCCAGCGAACTTCCGGTAGATTTTGACTGCATCTATCTGGAAACCGGTGACCTTGTACCGGTTGGCTGTTCGGATTGCGCTCCGCCTGAAACCGGGACGGTTCATGCGGTGGCGGGAATCGGGAACCCTGAGCGTTTTTTTCAGACGCTTGAATCTCTGGGTTTTAGCGTGATTCCCCACGCTTTTCCGGATCATCACCAGTTTGCCCCGGAGGATATTGTCTTTCATGACGATCTGCCGGTTCTGATGACGGCCAAAGATGCAGTAAAGTGCCGGAGCTTTGCCGGGTCAAATGCTTGGTATTTGCCGGTGCAGGCGCATATTCCGGAAGCGGTGCTGAATAAAATCATTCAGCTGGTTGAAACCAAAGGACCGGATTCTGTGTCGAAGATAAGTTAA
- the murB gene encoding UDP-N-acetylmuramate dehydrogenase: MNIVENYSLKGRNTFGFQVAARYFVEVTSVEQLQKALAFARENKLNIVPLGGGSNLVLTGDIEALVIAVSLRERSVLERSDDAVIIRAGAGENWHELVRWTLAEQAYGLENLSLIPGHVGAAPIQNIGAYGVELKDFFESLEAVDIHSGELRRFSLEECQFGYRDSVFKHALRDRFIITSVNFRLLPGLQPKLGYGQLQQEIAQRCGRRSPTGMEISEAVADVRMQKLPDPNVLGNAGSFFKNPVVNADVVERLRAEFPDLVAFPFDEQWKLAAGWLIDKAGLRGYREGRVGTYQHQALVLVNHGDAEPGELLHLADVIQQKVKAMFGVALEMEPRVY, translated from the coding sequence ATGAATATTGTTGAAAATTACTCCCTGAAAGGCCGAAATACTTTTGGCTTTCAGGTGGCAGCCCGCTATTTTGTGGAAGTCACTTCTGTTGAGCAGTTGCAGAAGGCTTTGGCGTTTGCCCGGGAAAACAAGCTGAACATTGTCCCTCTTGGTGGTGGTAGCAACCTTGTTTTAACAGGGGATATAGAAGCGTTGGTGATCGCTGTTAGCTTGCGGGAACGCTCTGTATTAGAGCGTTCTGATGATGCCGTTATTATACGGGCCGGAGCTGGTGAAAACTGGCATGAACTGGTGCGCTGGACCCTGGCTGAACAGGCTTATGGACTGGAGAATCTGTCACTGATTCCCGGTCATGTCGGGGCAGCGCCAATTCAGAATATTGGTGCTTATGGTGTTGAGCTGAAAGACTTTTTTGAGAGCCTCGAAGCGGTTGATATTCACTCGGGTGAACTTCGTCGTTTTTCTCTGGAAGAGTGTCAGTTTGGCTATCGGGACTCGGTGTTTAAGCATGCCCTGCGTGACCGGTTCATCATTACATCCGTGAACTTTCGTCTGTTGCCCGGTCTGCAGCCAAAGCTGGGCTATGGACAGTTGCAGCAGGAGATTGCGCAGCGCTGTGGTCGCCGATCGCCAACAGGTATGGAGATCAGTGAAGCGGTTGCTGATGTGCGTATGCAGAAGCTGCCCGATCCAAATGTTCTGGGTAATGCCGGTAGCTTCTTTAAAAATCCGGTCGTGAATGCTGATGTTGTTGAACGTCTGAGAGCAGAGTTTCCTGATCTGGTCGCCTTCCCCTTCGATGAACAGTGGAAACTGGCTGCTGGATGGCTGATCGACAAGGCTGGCTTGCGAGGTTACCGGGAAGGGCGTGTTGGAACCTATCAGCATCAGGCGCTGGTGCTGGTGAATCATGGTGATGCCGAGCCCGGGGAGCTGCTTCATCTGGCTGATGTCATTCAGCAAAAGGTGAAGGCGATGTTTGGGGTGGCTCTGGAAATGGAACCCAGAGTTTATTAA
- a CDS encoding ExbD/TolR family protein, which translates to MKFRRQTQEEVSVNLTPLIDVVFLLLIFFMVSTTFTRETRLAIDLPEASGEVQEQVRKQVEIVIGKDGDFAVNGTSLVNSRLETLKTALGKVSDGDSTLPLVITADANTPYQSVVTAMDAAGQLGFANLSMTTRKPADSDRE; encoded by the coding sequence ATGAAGTTTCGTCGCCAGACCCAGGAAGAGGTGTCGGTCAACCTGACGCCACTGATTGATGTGGTGTTCCTGCTGTTGATTTTTTTTATGGTGTCGACCACCTTTACCCGTGAAACGCGGCTGGCGATTGATTTGCCGGAAGCCAGTGGTGAAGTGCAGGAACAGGTCAGGAAACAGGTCGAAATTGTGATTGGTAAAGACGGTGACTTTGCCGTAAACGGTACTAGTCTGGTGAACAGCCGTCTGGAAACTCTTAAAACCGCCCTGGGTAAAGTGAGCGATGGTGACAGTACTCTGCCACTGGTGATCACCGCCGACGCTAACACTCCCTACCAGTCTGTGGTGACGGCCATGGACGCAGCCGGTCAGCTGGGCTTTGCCAACCTGAGCATGACCACCCGGAAACCGGCTGATTCAGACAGGGAGTGA
- a CDS encoding L,D-transpeptidase family protein, with the protein MSDLKDLDLADDLPVGVYSRRHQSAINKIQKMFRLTADGKLGPRTRQALVAMTLKRIKTLRINLERLHWLPGTLPYPIVWVDIAGFHVYWVADRYRKKKFKAIVGLPSRQTPVFQDEIESITINPPWRVPASIALTNLLRMAKQDSSFLEREGFTVYSSWESNARVVDPDKVDWHSLTSRSFPYRLEQKPGKVNRLGRYKMDSPNRFSIYLHDTQA; encoded by the coding sequence ATCAGTGATTTAAAGGATCTTGATCTGGCTGATGATTTGCCAGTTGGTGTCTATTCCCGAAGGCATCAATCGGCAATCAATAAAATTCAGAAGATGTTCAGGCTGACGGCAGATGGCAAGCTTGGCCCCAGAACGCGACAGGCGCTGGTTGCCATGACATTAAAACGAATTAAAACACTGCGGATCAATCTGGAGCGTTTACACTGGCTTCCGGGAACATTGCCTTATCCGATAGTCTGGGTGGATATCGCCGGATTCCATGTGTACTGGGTGGCAGACCGCTACCGAAAGAAAAAATTTAAAGCGATAGTAGGGTTACCTTCCAGGCAAACGCCAGTATTTCAGGATGAAATAGAGAGTATTACCATTAATCCGCCGTGGCGGGTGCCTGCTTCGATCGCTTTAACCAACCTTCTGCGCATGGCAAAACAGGATTCATCATTTCTGGAGCGGGAAGGATTCACAGTGTATTCCAGCTGGGAAAGCAACGCCAGAGTGGTTGATCCGGATAAGGTTGACTGGCACAGCCTGACCAGTCGGTCTTTTCCTTACCGGTTGGAACAGAAACCGGGCAAAGTGAACCGTCTTGGGCGTTACAAGATGGATTCGCCTAATCGTTTCAGTATTTATCTTCATGACACACAAGCCTGA